The genomic window CTTTTAAGAATGCCTTAAAAGAAATGATGGAACGTAATGAAGAGCGATTAAAAAAGAATGAAGAATTACGTAAAGAATTGGAAAAGTTGGCGGATAAAATTCGAAAAGAAGAATTTTCTGAAAAGCTGGATGAGCTGGGGAAAGAAAATAAGAATATTGAAAAGAACCTGGATCAATTGTTAGAATTAACAAAGCGTTTTTATGTAATTGAGAAACATGAAAAATTGGGAGATCAACTTAAAAAATTGAGTAAAGATCAGGAGAAACTGGCAAATTCGGATGAGCTTGAAAACACAAAAGAGAAGCAGGATAGTATTAATAAACAATTTGATAAGTTTCAAAAGGAGTTCGAAGAACTACGCAAAGAAAATAAGAAATTAAGAAAGCCTATGCAACTGGATCAAAAGAAATCTGATGAAAAAGAAATTGAAGAAGAATTAAATAAAGCGTCAGAGAAATTAGGTCAGGAAAAAAAGGAAGATGCAAAAAAGAATCAAAAAAGCGCCGCAGAAAAAATGAAGCAAATGCAACAGCAGATGCAACGAGAAATGCAAATGAATGGCGAAGCGCAGCAAGCGGAGGACGTAGAAATGTTACGCCAGATTTTGGACAATCTTGTGGATTACTCCTTATGGCAAGAAGGGTTAATGGAGAATTTTAAAGAAATGGGTGTAAATAATCCTTCCTATTCTCAAAAGTTAAAGCGGCAAAGCGTTCTGAAGGAAAACTTTATCCACATCGATGATAGTTTATATGCTTTGGCGTTAAGGACTCCTCAAATTTCGGATAAAGTGACAGAAAAGGTGACGGATATTGAGTACAATATGGATAAAGCATTGGATTACTTATCACAAAACCAATTAATGATAGGTGCATCTAGTCAACAGTATGCAGTAACCGGGGCTAACGAACTGGCATATATGTTAAGTCAGGCCTTAGACCAAATGCAGAATGGTATGCCTTCAAAAGGAAGAGGAAAAAATTCAAAAGGTTTTCAATTACCGGATATTATAAAAAAGCAACAAGAACTTTCTGAAGAAATGAAACCGGGTGGTAAGGAAGGAAAAAAGAAAGGTGAGGAGGAAGGTCAGGGAGAAGAAGGCGAGAAGGGCAAACAAGGAGAACAGGGACAAAAAGGGAAGCAAGGTAACGAGGGTCAGGAAGGTCAGGATGCTGGTAAAAAAGGTAATCAAGGACAGAATGGAGAAGAGGGTGAAGGCACTGATGGAGATAAGGGTAATTCAGGTAAAGGCAAATCTGGGAAAGGGAATCAAAATAAATCGGGTCAAGAAGGGAAAGACGGTAATAAAGGAAATTCCAAGACAGGTGATAAAAAAGGTAGTAAAGGTAGCAAAGAAGGTGGTGAAGATGAAGGGGAATTCGGAGAAGAAAGGGAGAGTGAGCAAATTTTTGAAATCTACAAACAACAACAGGAATTAAGAAACAAGTTAAAAGACAAGTTAGAAAGTGCAGGTTTTAAAGATGAAAAAGGAAGCCGTATTTTACAAAAAATGGAACAGGTAGAACAAGAGTTGTTACAAAACGGATTGAACGAATCAACTAGGAAGAAGATGGTAGATATCAAACATGAATTAATGAAATTGGAAAAAGCAGATTTGGAACAGGGAGAGGACAATAAGCGTGAAAGTAATACCAATCAAAAAACATTTGATCCGGCGACTAGCATTGATGAAAAAGGGATAAAACAATATTTTAATTCGGTTGAAATTTTAAACAGACAAACCTTACCTTTGCAACCCACTTTTAAAACCAAGGTGCAAAAGTATTTTAAGGTAGGTAATGATTGAGTTTTTTTATCATGATGTCGATTTTGAATTGAATAATACGAATGAGTATGCTTCCTGGATTTTGGAGATTGGTAAAAGCGAAGGCAAGGAAATTGGTGATATAAACTTTATTTTCTGTACGGATGAATATCTTTTAAACATCAATAAGGAGTTTCTTTCGCATAATACCTATACAGACATTATTACTTTTGATTATAAAATGGGCGAAGAACTAAATGGTGAAATCTATATATCTATAGAAAGGGTTCAAGAGAATGCTGAAGTTTATAATATCGATTTCACTCACGAATTGAAAAGAGTAATGTCTCATGGAATTCTGCATATGTGTGGATACGAAGATAGGACTGATGATGATAAATCGCAGATGAGAAAGTTAGAGAATGATAAAATTAATTTGTTCCACGTGGAACTATAAATAAAATGTTCCACGTGGAACTTTATTATGTTTGATAGGATTTATGATGTTATAGTTGTTGGAGCCGGACATGCCGGAAGTGAAGCCGCCGCCGCCGCCGCCAACATGGGATGCAGTACTTTGTTAATTACGATGAATTTGCAAAACATTGCACAGATGAGTTGTAATCCGGCAATGGGAGGTATTGCAAAAGGACAGATTGTTAGAGAGATTGATGCCTTGGGTGGATATAGCGGTATCGTAAGTGATCGTACCGCTATACAATTTAAAATGCTTAATAAGTCAAAAGGACCCGCAATGTGGAGTCCGAGAGTGCAAAGTGATCGAATGCGCTTTGCTGAGGAGTGGCGTTTACTTTTAGAACAAACTCCTAATCTCGATTTTTACCAGGAAATGGTTAGCGGACTTTTGATTGAAAAAGATAAAGTGGTAGGAGTTAAAACTTCTCTAGGAATTGAGATCAAAGCTAAGTCCGTAGTCTTAACTAATGGCACTTTCTTAAACGGACTTATTCATATTGGTGAAAAGCAATTTGGAGGCGGTAGGGCAGGAGAAAGAGCTGCCACCGGAATAACAGAACAATTAATTAATCTTGGTTTTGATGCTGGCCGAATGAAAACCGGAACACCTCCCAGGGTAGATGGCAGATCTTTGGATTATTCTAAAATGGTGGAACAACCTGGTGACGAACAACCGGAAAAGTTCAGTTATTCTAAAATGACCAAACCCTTAACTCAGCAGCGATCCTGTTACATGACTTATACTTCAGAAAAAGTACATGACACCTTACGTACAGGTTTTGATCGTTCTCCTATGTTTAATGGTAGTATTAAGAGTATAGGACCTCGGTATTGCCCTTCTATTGAAGATAAAATCAATCGTTTTGCGGATAAAGAAAGGCATCAATTGTTTGTAGAACCCGAAGGATGGAATACTGTCGAAGTTTATGTCAATGGTTTCTCAACTTCTTTACCGGAAGAGGTTCAATTTGAATCTTTAAGAAAAGTGGTTGGATTTGAAAAGGTAAAATTTTTTAGACCAGGGTATGCGATCGAATATGATTATTTTCCACCTACTCAATTAGCTCATACCTTAGAAACAAAAGTAGTATCCGGATTATATTTTGCAGGTCAAATTAACGGAACTACCGGGTATGAAGAAGCAGCTTCGCAAGGATTAATGGCAGGTATCAATGCGGCTCTAAAAGTACAGGAAAAAGAATCCTTTACACTTCAAAGAAACGAAGCTTATATTGGTGTTTTAATTGACGATTTAATTACTAAAGGGACCGAAGAACCCTATCGAATGTTTACCTCACGGGCAGAATATAGAACACTTTTACGTCAGGATAATGCAGACTTTAGGCTTACGCCAAAATCTTTTAAAATAGGTCTAGCTTCTAAAGAACGGATGCAACTTATGGAAGAGAAACAAAAATCATCGCATGACTTTGTAGAATTCTTTAAGAAAACAAGTGTAGCTCCTGAAGAAATTAATCCTATTCTTAAAGAAAAAGGTTCTTCTCCGGTTTCACAAAGTGGTAAACTTTTTAAAATATTTGCCCGACCACAAATTACATTGGATGATTTAAAAGAAGTAATAAAAGTTGCTGAATATATTGATGAGCATAACCTGGAACGAGAAGTGCTTGAACAAACAGAAATCCAAATTAAATATTCCGGTTATATCGAAAAAGAAAAGAATAATGCTGATAAATTAAATCGATTAGAAAATATTAAAATCCCAAAGAATTTCGATTATACCAAACTGAAATCCCTTTCTTATGAAGCTTGTGAAAAGATGTCCCGAATTAAACCGGTAAGCATATCTCAAGCCTCCCGAATAAGTGGTGTTTCGCCTAGTGACATATCTGTTTTATTAGTGTATATGGGACGGTAAATGTAGTTTTACTAGTAATATAAAATTGTAAACTGGGAGTAGTGTAATAAAAATTAGTTTAATTGTAATTGTACTCATTTAAAGTTTGGAAAAAATTACCCAATGGTTCAATTAGTAATAAACATTTCTACATATAGAAGTGGTTTAAATTTTTCTGATTGAAGCGAAAAATAGGTATTTTTTGCTTAATAAAATCATTTTCAGTTGCATAGCCGTAGCTACGGAACTTAAAAATGATAAAAAGTAAGTGAAAAAGTATGTTCTAAATTCAGTTTGGGAAATATTTTGCAGCCAATTAATGAAAGTTTAAACAACTTCAATATAAAAACATCATGTTTCTACGTAAAACTTTAATCAAATTCTAAATTTTTCATTTTTCAAATGAGTGTTGAGCAGAAAACGTACATTATTACTAAAGACTATACAGTCAGTAATAAAGAATTTAGTTTGCAATATGACGAAGAGACAGATATCCTGTATACTTCTCCAAAACCTGAATTACAAAGCCTGTCCAAATATTACGATAGTCCTTCCTATATTTCTCATACGGATAATCATAAAGGTTTGTTTAATCAAATGTATCAACAAGTTAAAAAACTGGCATTACATCATAAGGTTAAGCTTATCCGGAAATGGAATAAAAATGGTGGAGTGCTATTAGATATTGGAGCGGGTACGGGTGATTTTTTAGTAGAAGCAAAAAAAAAGGGATGGAATGTTCAGGGTATTGAACCGAATGTAGTAGCCAGAGAAAATGCTTTAAAAAAAGAAATAACCCTACATACAGCATATACTAGTTTTAAAGAACGTAGTTTTGATGTGATTACCATGTGGCATGTACTAGAGCATATTTATAATCTGGACAATCAAATCAATTTGATTAGTACCTATTTAAAAAAGGAAGGGACTTTAATCATAGCAGTTCCTAACTATAAATCTTTTGATGCAAATTACTACAAAGAATTTTGGGCAGCTTATGATGTTCCCAGACATTTATGGCATTTTTCAAAAAAATCAATATCTATTATATTTGAAAAATACGGGTTTGAAGTTCAAAAAGTAAAACCCATGTGGTTTGATTCTTTTTATGTTTCTATTTTATCAGAGAAATATAAAAATAGTAAAATTGCCTTATTAAAAGGTTTAGGTATTGGCTTATACTCAAATGTAGAGGCAAAATGGAAAACAAAGGAGTTTTCATCTCAAATTTATATTTTAAAAAGAATGAAAAGCAAAAATAAGCCTATTTAAAAGCTTTTTTCTTTTAGAAAGATAGAAACCTAGTACTTACAATTTTTGTTCGCTATAAGGGCTTATAAATAACAGTTTTCTAATAGACATCCTCTATTAATTTAAGAATACTATTTATTTTACTAATACTTGTGAAATAAGAAGAATATAAATTTAAATATCCCTGATCTTTAATACTTTTGCATAAATTTTTAAAAAACCAGAAATGAAAAAATATTTAGGGATTTTAGTACTAAGCATATTTTTTGCTTCATGTAATCAGTCCTCAGAAAAAACAGGCTATGTAAATAATACTAAAATTGTTTCCGAATATTTGGAGATGAAAGCGGCTCAAGATAAATGGACTAAAATGAATGATGATTTAAGAACCGAATTAGAAGGTAAGGCAAAAGAATTTCAACAGGAGGTTCAAGGGTATCAAAGTATTATGAAATCTATGACCAAAGCCAATAGAGAGAAGAAAGAACAGGAGTTGATGGCAAAGCAACAAAACTTACAGAGAGAACAGCAAGTAAAAATGCAAGAAATCCAGGATGGTAGTAAGGTAGAAATTGATTCTATTATCAACAAAGTAAAAGATTTTGTAAAAGACTACGGAAAAAACAATGGCTATACGTACATCTTTGGAGAAACCGAAGTAGGAAACATCTTTTACGCAAAGGATAATCTTGATATTACTGAAGAAGTACTAACTGAACTCAATAAGAATATTGATACAGCCAAAACTTCCTCTACTGAGGAATAGAAAATTTTAATAAAATGGTATAAAAAAAAGGTCATTTTGCAGAATGACCTTTTTTAGTTTTATTGATTGTTTTGCAGTAGGATTAAAAACTACTGATTTCGTCTTCTTACCACTATTAATGAAGCATCCATAGAACCTCGGCTGGTGGTATTAATAGGTAATGATTGTGCATCTAATCGACTATTATTTTCAGTACGTGTAAACAACCTATTTGCATACCAACCTTCACTTGCAGGATTAATTTTAAAACCAGGGCAAGTTCCTAAAAAAGTTCCACCGGGACCAACTAAAGGAAATGCTTCAGTATCACTACATGAATTATTAACACAACTTCCAGTAAAATCATTTAAAACATATTTTTCAATATTACCAAAATTAGGAATTTCCTTTTTTATCCCAATCGCGAAAGCACTTAACTTTGATGCTGCAGGAAAGATATAAGATCCACCTGATGCAATCCAGGTATTACCCGAAGGATAAGATTCTTTAAGCAGTGCCCCATTTTTTGAAACTTCTCCAAAACCTAAAAAATCTAAATTTGCCCCACCCCCTATTAATTCATAGTCGTTTGGTAATGTAGCACTTGTCCTATTAAACTTGGCAAAACTAGAATAGCCTCTTTTAATTAGCATATATTCTTTTAATTTGGATTCAGGTATATACTTCCCATCATTATCTTTAAGTCGTAACCCAATTACACTTATAGTAACAGGAAAGCCAATTTTGGGAGAGTTATTACCATGATATTTAGCAGCAATTGTCCAACCCTTATATGCATCATTTCTACCAGAGGAAGGATAGGATTCATAAATAAAAGCTCCTATTCCTGGAATACTAACAGATCCTCCAATACATATATAACCATCAGGCACTAAAGTAGTTTTCTTAAAATCAGCAGGGTCGCCTTCATCCTCAGAATTATATCTTTTTTCTATATAAATAATTTCAATTTGCCCCGAACCATCAGTATACGTACGTACAAAATCAGTAGAACTTTTTGTCTCATAGTTTCCCGTTTCATTAATTGGTTCAGTTTCACAGGCATTAAATACCATACAAATCGCTAATAGTAAAAGAATTTTTTCATTTTAAAAGATTAAAGTTAGTAATTGTTTAGTAAGGCTTAAAAGTATAAATTTTGGTTAAACCGAAGGGAAATTTAATTATACTTTTAGGTTAAATATAGGTTTTAGTACCCTGTTGTATTACTATTAGAAGTTGGTATTAAGTTATAATTAAATGGAATGGAATTAATTTAACATATAAAACTTTGTAAGGAAACTCCTTATAAAATGAATTAGATAATAAAAATACAGGCTAAAATCATTAGAAAATTTACACTTAATCGGAATAATTGACGTTTTATATGCTTTAGGAAATTATTAATTATTTCTAAATTTAGTACCTTTGATCTAAACTAACAATTGTTAAATCGGAATTATTGGAGAAATATTAACAGTTATAAGAAAAAATTTTCATAAAATTGTAATCCCAATTTTAATTTAAAAGCTTGATAAATAGAAGTTTATCTTTATTTTTAAAGAATGGATTGGATACTAAAACAAACGTATGAATTATCTTAAAATGATCGTAAGAATATTATTACAAAAAAAAACGAAAAATTACGGTATTATAATTTAATTATTTATAATTTTATGTCATTACGATAAATATATTAACAAGATTATTAACATGCGCCCCAAACGCTACGATTTAATATGAAACTAATGACATCATTATCACAAAAATATGATGCTATGAATGGTAAAACATTACTATCATTGTGGGTACTACTTTTTGTAGTATCTGCAAATCTAATATACGGACAATCTCGCTCTATTCAAAAACC from Aquimarina sp. ERC-38 includes these protein-coding regions:
- a CDS encoding DUF4175 family protein — encoded protein: MENFAKIKEKLEGFIKKFYVNELIKGSILFISLGLLYFLITLLIEHFLWLSSMGRTILFWGFIAGELFLLFRFIIIPLARLNRLAKGIGFKEASTMIGAYFPEVQDKLINLLQLAEHSDNSDLVMASVDQKSVQLAPVPFKIAIDYKKNTRLFWLAGIPILLFLLISLLYSTNWFTESYTRVVNYETAYQPPAPFQFLVVNDNLQALEGENFTVEVRTEGTTIPEAMSIQFEDQSYIMDTKGIGVFQYTFNNLETSKQFQLEANAILSGKYNLKVGKVPVLLDFEMQLNYPKYINRKSEVLKSTGNANIPEGTQVTWKVKTRNTDNVKLIKRDTTIQFLKNASDFQAMQTIYSGFSYDLSTSNNIVNDYDKLTFTIKAIKDQYPEIKVVSKQDSISELETFFLGKVSDDYGLTKVNLVYYDRNRPLQKSIKTLSVSKDNIGEFVTSFPGALQLEEGVDYELYFEVYDNDVLHNYKKSKSKVYTFRNSTEDEKQNQNLQQQKEAISGLNNSLSKFKKQQEELKAINKLQKEKKQLDYEDKRKLKTFLEQQEQQEKLLKKFNEQLKGSLDKTKKSKQEPFKNALKEMMERNEERLKKNEELRKELEKLADKIRKEEFSEKLDELGKENKNIEKNLDQLLELTKRFYVIEKHEKLGDQLKKLSKDQEKLANSDELENTKEKQDSINKQFDKFQKEFEELRKENKKLRKPMQLDQKKSDEKEIEEELNKASEKLGQEKKEDAKKNQKSAAEKMKQMQQQMQREMQMNGEAQQAEDVEMLRQILDNLVDYSLWQEGLMENFKEMGVNNPSYSQKLKRQSVLKENFIHIDDSLYALALRTPQISDKVTEKVTDIEYNMDKALDYLSQNQLMIGASSQQYAVTGANELAYMLSQALDQMQNGMPSKGRGKNSKGFQLPDIIKKQQELSEEMKPGGKEGKKKGEEEGQGEEGEKGKQGEQGQKGKQGNEGQEGQDAGKKGNQGQNGEEGEGTDGDKGNSGKGKSGKGNQNKSGQEGKDGNKGNSKTGDKKGSKGSKEGGEDEGEFGEERESEQIFEIYKQQQELRNKLKDKLESAGFKDEKGSRILQKMEQVEQELLQNGLNESTRKKMVDIKHELMKLEKADLEQGEDNKRESNTNQKTFDPATSIDEKGIKQYFNSVEILNRQTLPLQPTFKTKVQKYFKVGND
- the ybeY gene encoding rRNA maturation RNase YbeY; the protein is MIEFFYHDVDFELNNTNEYASWILEIGKSEGKEIGDINFIFCTDEYLLNINKEFLSHNTYTDIITFDYKMGEELNGEIYISIERVQENAEVYNIDFTHELKRVMSHGILHMCGYEDRTDDDKSQMRKLENDKINLFHVEL
- the mnmG gene encoding tRNA uridine-5-carboxymethylaminomethyl(34) synthesis enzyme MnmG; translation: MFDRIYDVIVVGAGHAGSEAAAAAANMGCSTLLITMNLQNIAQMSCNPAMGGIAKGQIVREIDALGGYSGIVSDRTAIQFKMLNKSKGPAMWSPRVQSDRMRFAEEWRLLLEQTPNLDFYQEMVSGLLIEKDKVVGVKTSLGIEIKAKSVVLTNGTFLNGLIHIGEKQFGGGRAGERAATGITEQLINLGFDAGRMKTGTPPRVDGRSLDYSKMVEQPGDEQPEKFSYSKMTKPLTQQRSCYMTYTSEKVHDTLRTGFDRSPMFNGSIKSIGPRYCPSIEDKINRFADKERHQLFVEPEGWNTVEVYVNGFSTSLPEEVQFESLRKVVGFEKVKFFRPGYAIEYDYFPPTQLAHTLETKVVSGLYFAGQINGTTGYEEAASQGLMAGINAALKVQEKESFTLQRNEAYIGVLIDDLITKGTEEPYRMFTSRAEYRTLLRQDNADFRLTPKSFKIGLASKERMQLMEEKQKSSHDFVEFFKKTSVAPEEINPILKEKGSSPVSQSGKLFKIFARPQITLDDLKEVIKVAEYIDEHNLEREVLEQTEIQIKYSGYIEKEKNNADKLNRLENIKIPKNFDYTKLKSLSYEACEKMSRIKPVSISQASRISGVSPSDISVLLVYMGR
- a CDS encoding class I SAM-dependent methyltransferase, whose amino-acid sequence is MSVEQKTYIITKDYTVSNKEFSLQYDEETDILYTSPKPELQSLSKYYDSPSYISHTDNHKGLFNQMYQQVKKLALHHKVKLIRKWNKNGGVLLDIGAGTGDFLVEAKKKGWNVQGIEPNVVARENALKKEITLHTAYTSFKERSFDVITMWHVLEHIYNLDNQINLISTYLKKEGTLIIAVPNYKSFDANYYKEFWAAYDVPRHLWHFSKKSISIIFEKYGFEVQKVKPMWFDSFYVSILSEKYKNSKIALLKGLGIGLYSNVEAKWKTKEFSSQIYILKRMKSKNKPI
- a CDS encoding OmpH family outer membrane protein; this encodes MKKYLGILVLSIFFASCNQSSEKTGYVNNTKIVSEYLEMKAAQDKWTKMNDDLRTELEGKAKEFQQEVQGYQSIMKSMTKANREKKEQELMAKQQNLQREQQVKMQEIQDGSKVEIDSIINKVKDFVKDYGKNNGYTYIFGETEVGNIFYAKDNLDITEEVLTELNKNIDTAKTSSTEE